The Ferrimicrobium sp. genomic interval GCCTCGGAAGTCTCCTGCTCTCGAGTGTGGCGAATCGTGACCTCATCACCGTCCAAGACATCGTCATGCTCGTCGCAGCCACCGTCCTGGTCGTCAATCTCATCGTCGACCTACTCTATCGGATCATCGATCCTCGCATGGGGCTACGATCATGAGCGAACGCATCACCACCCCCGCAACGGGGACCGACGAGCCATCGCCACGCACTGGTGTGACAAAACCCTCCCGCCTGCGGTTGCTCCTCTCGAGTCCGAGTGCAACCGCGGGTGCCATCATCGTCGCCACCGCCATCATCGTCGCCATCGTCTCGATCTGGTGGACGCCGTATGGTCCTCTGGCTGTGAACACAGCTGCAGAGTTTCTCCGTCCGAGCCTTGCGCATCCACTTGGTACCGATGAGTATGGCCGCGACGTACTCTCGCGGCTGATGACGGGGACACAGATCACCCTGCTGTCGAGTCTGGGTGCGGTGGCCATTGCTCTGGTGGTCGGCGTGCCAGCCGGCCTCGTCGCTGCCTTTCGGCGTGGAGTGACCGGTGAGATCATTATGCGAGGGGCCGACCTACTCTACTCCTTTCCTGCCCTCCTCGCTGCCATCACGTTGGTGGCCGCGCTCGGTGCGTCAACCCTCACAGCCACCCTCGCCATCGGGATCGCCTCGATTCCCGTCTTTGCGAGGGTCACTCGATCGACTGCATTGGGAATTCTCTCAACCGACTACGTGCTGGCTGCGCGGGCCTATGGGCGCTCAAACTTCCAGATCGCCCGGCGACATGTCCTGCCGAACATCATGCCGATCCTGGTAGCGCAGATCGCACTCCTCCTTTCGGTGACCATTTTGGCGGTCGCCGCACTCTCGTACCTGGGCCTTGGCACACCACCACCCGCCCCGACCTGGGGTGGCATGCTCGAAAGCGCGCAGAACTACCTCTACCAAGATCCGCTCCTGGCCCTCTGGCCCGGTCTCGCAATCGCCGTGACCGTGTTCGGCCTCAATGCGCTTGGCGATGGGTTGCGCGATCTTCTCGACCCGACCCTCAAGGGACGATCATGAGTCTGCTCGAGGTCACCGATCTTCGGCTCTCGATCGACGACACAGAACTGCTTCGAGGCATCAGCTTCCAGATGGCCCCCGCTGAGCGCCTCGGTCTCATCGGGGAGTCTGGATCAGGAAAGTCCTTAACGGCATTGACCATCATGGGTCTCTTACCCCCGCGAGGTCGTCTCTCGGGTTCAGTTCGACTAGCGGATCAGGAACTCACCGCCCTTAACGAACGACGCTACTCTCGCTTGCGCGGTGATCGGATCGCCATGATCTTCCAAGAACCGATGACCAGCTTGAATCCATTGATGCGAGTCGGAAAGCAGGTTGGTGAGGTGCTCCGGATCCATCAGGGTCTCTCTCACAAGGCGAGTGTTGCCCAGGCCATCACACTCCTTGAACGGGTCGGTTTCGACGCACCAGCACAGCAAGCCCGTGCCTTTCCGCATCAGCTCTCCGGAGGACAGCGCCAGCGGGTGATGATCGCCACTGCGATCGCGTGTAACCCTGATCTCATCTTGGCAGACGAGCCAACGACGGCGCTCGACGTAACCGTCCAGGCACAGGTTCTTAAACTCCTAGGAGAGTTGACCGCAGAACATGGGTGTGCCTTAATGCTGATCAGTCATGATCTTGCCGTTGTCGCTAGTGTCTGCGAGCGCATCCAGGTCATGTACGGTGGCGTAATCGTAGAATCGGGCCCTACCGATGCGTTGCTGCATGCACCACAGCACCCCTACAC includes:
- a CDS encoding ABC transporter permease: MSERITTPATGTDEPSPRTGVTKPSRLRLLLSSPSATAGAIIVATAIIVAIVSIWWTPYGPLAVNTAAEFLRPSLAHPLGTDEYGRDVLSRLMTGTQITLLSSLGAVAIALVVGVPAGLVAAFRRGVTGEIIMRGADLLYSFPALLAAITLVAALGASTLTATLAIGIASIPVFARVTRSTALGILSTDYVLAARAYGRSNFQIARRHVLPNIMPILVAQIALLLSVTILAVAALSYLGLGTPPPAPTWGGMLESAQNYLYQDPLLALWPGLAIAVTVFGLNALGDGLRDLLDPTLKGRS
- a CDS encoding ABC transporter ATP-binding protein, with translation MSLLEVTDLRLSIDDTELLRGISFQMAPAERLGLIGESGSGKSLTALTIMGLLPPRGRLSGSVRLADQELTALNERRYSRLRGDRIAMIFQEPMTSLNPLMRVGKQVGEVLRIHQGLSHKASVAQAITLLERVGFDAPAQQARAFPHQLSGGQRQRVMIATAIACNPDLILADEPTTALDVTVQAQVLKLLGELTAEHGCALMLISHDLAVVASVCERIQVMYGGVIVESGPTDALLHAPQHPYTRALLATSRGIEDLDQELFGQLPTIPGVVAEAGRFPQGCTFRGRCERESERCRSAPSSDGTHHQVRCWHPYGTKS